A genomic window from Lactobacillus sp. ESL0677 includes:
- a CDS encoding peptide deformylase, translating to MAVKTIIHDTLFLKQKAEHAIKEDYQVAIDLRDTLIAKRESAAGLAANMIGINKKIIAFYMGDLPIVLINPRIIAKSGRYSVQEGCLSLCGLRKTVRYQTIIVEYQNLNFKFQKQSFSGFIAETIQHEVDHCAGILI from the coding sequence ATGGCAGTTAAAACGATTATTCACGATACCCTGTTTTTAAAGCAAAAAGCGGAACATGCTATAAAAGAAGATTACCAAGTTGCAATTGACCTGCGCGATACACTAATTGCTAAGCGGGAGTCAGCCGCAGGACTTGCAGCTAATATGATTGGCATTAATAAAAAGATCATTGCTTTTTATATGGGAGATTTACCGATTGTATTGATTAATCCGCGGATAATTGCTAAAAGTGGGCGATATTCGGTCCAAGAGGGATGCCTTTCCTTATGTGGCTTAAGAAAAACTGTCCGCTACCAGACGATTATTGTTGAATATCAGAACTTAAACTTTAAGTTCCAGAAACAAAGTTTTTCAGGTTTTATTGCAGAAACGATTCAACATGAGGTGGATCATTGTGCTGGGATCCTGATTTAA
- a CDS encoding serine hydrolase domain-containing protein → MYTFVRNTLRQHNMRGSVAVIKNGQAQPISYGYAWYGKRIGNGDNSVVYPTASLQKVITGAMIIQLINENLHTKNAFSQYTKISRWYPNLKNADQISIGNLLTHTSGITASNTEVDRGYNYSENNAVNWVVNNINNSTSAPVGTYKYNNSNYILLVGIIRQLTGQSYETNFKNRIVNKLGLKSTYLYQDIPNGMTDPISYYSNGSKNYQKSTYVKRSLASQIPGAGNLFSTPEEYYKIQVGLTDGSILSKDDFNYLTHLKSKLGTYSGGMYLKNNDALKLAYGSLSGNHFGTWVQLTTDNQNGIVMFLNQTDNSENDEKDVGYAILQHLKPNTFVSR, encoded by the coding sequence ATGTACACTTTTGTCAGAAACACATTACGTCAGCATAACATGCGCGGCAGCGTTGCCGTGATTAAAAACGGACAGGCGCAACCAATTAGTTATGGCTATGCCTGGTACGGCAAGCGCATCGGCAACGGCGACAATAGCGTTGTTTATCCAACTGCATCCTTGCAAAAGGTAATTACCGGCGCAATGATCATTCAATTAATCAACGAAAATTTGCATACCAAAAATGCTTTTTCGCAATACACCAAAATTTCTCGCTGGTACCCTAATCTAAAAAATGCCGACCAAATTTCTATTGGTAACCTTCTGACTCATACTTCCGGAATTACAGCCAGCAACACCGAAGTAGACCGCGGCTATAATTATTCCGAAAATAATGCTGTTAATTGGGTCGTTAACAATATTAATAATTCAACCTCGGCTCCAGTTGGAACCTACAAGTACAACAATAGCAACTATATCCTGCTGGTTGGTATTATCCGCCAGTTAACTGGTCAGTCTTACGAAACAAATTTCAAAAATCGGATTGTTAACAAGCTTGGTCTTAAAAGCACCTACCTGTACCAAGATATTCCAAATGGCATGACAGATCCAATTTCATATTATTCCAATGGCAGTAAAAACTACCAAAAATCTACTTATGTTAAACGGTCGCTTGCTTCCCAGATTCCTGGTGCTGGCAATTTGTTCTCAACGCCAGAAGAATATTATAAGATTCAAGTCGGCTTAACTGATGGCTCAATTCTTAGTAAAGACGACTTCAACTACCTAACTCACCTAAAGAGTAAATTGGGTACCTATTCTGGCGGCATGTACCTCAAAAATAATGACGCGCTGAAGCTAGCCTATGGCAGTCTTAGTGGCAACCACTTTGGTACCTGGGTACAACTAACAACTGATAATCAAAATGGAATTGTCATGTTTCTTAACCAAACTGATAACAGTGAAAATGACGAAAAAGATGTTGGTTACGCCATCTTACAACATCTCAAACCAAATACATTTGTTTCAAGATAG